The following proteins are co-located in the Neodiprion virginianus isolate iyNeoVirg1 chromosome 6, iyNeoVirg1.1, whole genome shotgun sequence genome:
- the LOC124306830 gene encoding liprin-beta-1 isoform X4, which produces MEDSWGGGLMGGGERQDLDPITEEEDRSYPKDSQSDSSDTTSTMKRNASKETTSDVYDSSATSSTSEPGDEYPEVYSRNVAIELPGPPLDLRNDCRSQSCLCQNCLMGYTRAIAFQGNMSNSCAVNAAHLSSLPPFYATSCPSAGNEFVYRSSKEPSPMRYIAPPVPRCCLPPSPGPSMAKDSSGIRSDGKSSSMTSLPVNSGRCAGSLDRRRRRLRNRNERDQRARSHNDLICCDRERLYCSHQQFQYASNPYMNGYNNNTEERLRKLENERGALHMEVSVLSEQVDAQSNKIHELESILQEKKESLRQMEEALQREVISRSTLETQKLELLSSMSELKLKQASLEHENRSLRSNPMSNGERFSRHAGQYSSLPRPPTSSKKGVAFAEEEKTVIGEAAPQPEYIPPKPLADLTMEEVGDWLSRLGLECYAAELRRWGATGAKLLEMQQNQIEKELDIKNTLHRKKLLYAIESERPNSVGFFGAEQMDSAAVLRWLDDIGLPQYKEAFQNAKIDGRVLHRLTTEDLLNLGVNAQLCAASLRRGIQVLRELNFNFDSLERRSINGNGADGRNVTLWTNHRVMEWLRVVDLAEYAPNMRGSGVHGGLMVHEGRFTSELLATLLSIPPGKTLLRRHLTTHFNQLLGREVVQHKREIESTLGFVPLTLTARLKVPKKSQFTLKRKKSKNEVDYGNLVCPLEPSPPGTPCSPSSSPGSPNLSSPIL; this is translated from the exons ATGGAAGATTCTTGGGGTGGTGGGCTCATGGGAGGAGGAGAACGTCAAGATTTGGATCCGATCACCGAGGAGGAAGACAGAAGCTATCCGAAAG ATTCACAATCCGATTCATCGGACACAACATCGACAATGAAACGGAACGCGTCCAAGGAGACGACGTCGGACGTTTACGACTCTTCGGCGACATCTTCCACGTCGGAACCCGGCGACGAATATCCCGAAGTTTATTCACGTAACGTTGCAATCGAACTGCCTGGACCACCGTTAGATTTACGCAACGATTGCAGGTCACAGAGTTGCCTTTGccag AACTGCCTGATGGGATACACGAGAGCGATTGCTTTTCAAGGAAACATGAGCAATTCCTGTGCCGTCAACGCGGCGCATCTATCATCTCTACCGCCTTTCTACGCTACATCTTGCCCAAG CGCCGGAAACGAGTTCGTTTACCGATCATCGAAAGAACCGTCACCGATGCGGTACATCGCTCCTCCGGTCCCTCGTTGCTGTCTTCCTCCCAGTCCGGGTCCATCAATGGCCAAAGATTCATCTGGGATTCGTTCCGACGGTAAATCCTCGAGCATGACCTCATTGCCGGTAAATTCGGGCCGGTGCGCCGGGTCCTTGGACCGAAGAAGACGTCGGCTCAGGAACAGAAACGAAAGAGACCAAAGAGCCAGGTCGCATAACGATCTGATATGCTGCGATAGGGAGAGACTTTATTGTTCTCATCAACAATTTCAATACGCGAGCAATCCGTATATGAACGGCTATAACAATAACACTGAG GAGCGTTTGAGAAAACTGGAGAACGAACGCGGCGCGTTACACATGGAGGTATCTGTGCTCTCTGAACAGGTCGATGCTCAGTCAAACAAAATACACGAACTGGAAAGCATATTgcaggagaaaaaagaatctcTGAGACAGATGGAAGAGGCTCTTCAACGG gaAGTTATCTCGAGGAGCACGTTAGAAACTCAGAAACTGGAGCTGCTAAGTTCTATGTCCGAATTGAAGCTAAAACAGGCCAGTCTAGAACATGAGAATCGAAGTTTACGCAGTAATCCCATGTCAAAC GGTGAGAGATTCAGTCGCCATGCAGGACAGTACAGCAGCTTACCTCGGCCGCCAACGTCATCAAAGAAGGGAGTCGCATTTG CTGAGGAGGAGAAGACAGTAATCGGCGAGGCTGCACCGCAACCTGAATATATTCCACCAAAACCATTAGCCGATCTTACGATGGAGGAAGTTGGGGATTGGCTATCACGCCTAGGCCTCGAATGTTATGCAGCTGAATTGCGACGCTGGGGTGCTACAGGAGCAAAGCTATTGGAAATGCAACAGAATCAAATTGAGAAAGAGCTTGACATAAAGAACACGCTgcatcgaaaaaaattgttgtatgCTATCGAATCTGAACGACCGAATTCCGTTGGATTTTTCGGAGCTGAACAG ATGGACAGTGCAGCAGTTCTTCGATGGTTAGACGATATTGGATTACCGCAGTACAAAGAAGCTTTTCAAAACGCTAAAATAGATGGTAGAGTTTTGCATCGATTAACCACAGAAGACTTGCTAAATTTAGGAGTAAACGCCCAGTTATGTGCTGCTAGCTTACGCCGAGGAATTCAG GTCCTTAGGGAgctgaatttcaattttgacagcTTGGAGAGAAGGTCTATTAACGGAAATGGGGCTGACGGTAGGAACGTCACGTTATGGACGAATCACCGTGTCATGGAATGGCTAAGAGTCGTAGACCTTGCCGAATATGCGCCGAACATGCGCGGCTCCGGCGTTCACGGCGGATTGATGGTTCACGAGGGTCGTTTTACCTCTGAATTACTAGCTACTTTGCTCAGCATTCCTCCAGGAAAGACGCTACTCCGCCGGCATCTGACAACTCACTTCAACCAACTTTTAGGAAGAGAGGTCGTCCAGCACAAACGGGAGATTGAGAGTACCTTAGGATTCGTGCCCCTCACTCTGACTGCCAGATTAAAA GTACCAAAGAAATCCCAGTTCACGTTGAAgcgaaagaaaagtaaaaatgaagTGGATTATGGGAACCTAGTTTGTCCTCTGGAACCTTCACCACCAGGTACACCGTGTTCGCCTTCTTCAAGCCCTGGCAGTCCTAATCTGAGCTCACCCATTCTCTAA
- the LOC124306830 gene encoding liprin-beta-1 isoform X5: MEDSWGGGLMGGGERQDLDPITEEEDRSYPKDSQSDSSDTTSTMKRNASKETTSDVYDSSATSSTSEPGDEYPEVYSRNVAIELPGPPLDLRNDCRSQSCLCQNCLMGYTRAIAFQGNMSNSCAVNAAHLSSLPPFYATSCPSAGNEFVYRSSKEPSPMRYIAPPVPRCCLPPSPGPSMAKDSSGIRSDGKSSSMTSLPVNSGRCAGSLDRRRRRLRNRNERDQRARSHNDLICCDRERLYCSHQQFQYASNPYMNGYNNNTEERLRKLENERGALHMEVSVLSEQVDAQSNKIHELESILQEKKESLRQMEEALQREVISRSTLETQKLELLSSMSELKLKQASLEHENRSLRSNPMSNGERFSRHAGQYSSLPRPPTSSKKGVAFGKVVANSNYGAQSVPLTVKGISARCLSAPILAEEEKTVIGEAAPQPEYIPPKPLADLTMEEVGDWLSRLGLECYAAELRRWGATGAKLLEMQQNQIEKELDIKNTLHRKKLLYAIESERPNSVGFFGAEQMDSAAVLRWLDDIGLPQYKEAFQNAKIDGRVLHRLTTEDLLNLGVNAQLCAASLRRGIQVLRELNFNFDSLERRSINGNGADGRNVTLWTNHRVMEWLRVVDLAEYAPNMRGSGVHGGLMVHEGRFTSELLATLLSIPPGKTLLRRHLTTHFNQLLGREVVQHKREIESTLGFVPLTLTARLKVEKLRNTNE, from the exons ATGGAAGATTCTTGGGGTGGTGGGCTCATGGGAGGAGGAGAACGTCAAGATTTGGATCCGATCACCGAGGAGGAAGACAGAAGCTATCCGAAAG ATTCACAATCCGATTCATCGGACACAACATCGACAATGAAACGGAACGCGTCCAAGGAGACGACGTCGGACGTTTACGACTCTTCGGCGACATCTTCCACGTCGGAACCCGGCGACGAATATCCCGAAGTTTATTCACGTAACGTTGCAATCGAACTGCCTGGACCACCGTTAGATTTACGCAACGATTGCAGGTCACAGAGTTGCCTTTGccag AACTGCCTGATGGGATACACGAGAGCGATTGCTTTTCAAGGAAACATGAGCAATTCCTGTGCCGTCAACGCGGCGCATCTATCATCTCTACCGCCTTTCTACGCTACATCTTGCCCAAG CGCCGGAAACGAGTTCGTTTACCGATCATCGAAAGAACCGTCACCGATGCGGTACATCGCTCCTCCGGTCCCTCGTTGCTGTCTTCCTCCCAGTCCGGGTCCATCAATGGCCAAAGATTCATCTGGGATTCGTTCCGACGGTAAATCCTCGAGCATGACCTCATTGCCGGTAAATTCGGGCCGGTGCGCCGGGTCCTTGGACCGAAGAAGACGTCGGCTCAGGAACAGAAACGAAAGAGACCAAAGAGCCAGGTCGCATAACGATCTGATATGCTGCGATAGGGAGAGACTTTATTGTTCTCATCAACAATTTCAATACGCGAGCAATCCGTATATGAACGGCTATAACAATAACACTGAG GAGCGTTTGAGAAAACTGGAGAACGAACGCGGCGCGTTACACATGGAGGTATCTGTGCTCTCTGAACAGGTCGATGCTCAGTCAAACAAAATACACGAACTGGAAAGCATATTgcaggagaaaaaagaatctcTGAGACAGATGGAAGAGGCTCTTCAACGG gaAGTTATCTCGAGGAGCACGTTAGAAACTCAGAAACTGGAGCTGCTAAGTTCTATGTCCGAATTGAAGCTAAAACAGGCCAGTCTAGAACATGAGAATCGAAGTTTACGCAGTAATCCCATGTCAAAC GGTGAGAGATTCAGTCGCCATGCAGGACAGTACAGCAGCTTACCTCGGCCGCCAACGTCATCAAAGAAGGGAGTCGCATTTGGTAAGGTCGTCGCAAATTCAAACTATGGCGCACAGTCTGTCCCCTTGACTGTTAAGGGAATCTCTGCTAGATGTCTGTCAGCCCCGATTCTAG CTGAGGAGGAGAAGACAGTAATCGGCGAGGCTGCACCGCAACCTGAATATATTCCACCAAAACCATTAGCCGATCTTACGATGGAGGAAGTTGGGGATTGGCTATCACGCCTAGGCCTCGAATGTTATGCAGCTGAATTGCGACGCTGGGGTGCTACAGGAGCAAAGCTATTGGAAATGCAACAGAATCAAATTGAGAAAGAGCTTGACATAAAGAACACGCTgcatcgaaaaaaattgttgtatgCTATCGAATCTGAACGACCGAATTCCGTTGGATTTTTCGGAGCTGAACAG ATGGACAGTGCAGCAGTTCTTCGATGGTTAGACGATATTGGATTACCGCAGTACAAAGAAGCTTTTCAAAACGCTAAAATAGATGGTAGAGTTTTGCATCGATTAACCACAGAAGACTTGCTAAATTTAGGAGTAAACGCCCAGTTATGTGCTGCTAGCTTACGCCGAGGAATTCAG GTCCTTAGGGAgctgaatttcaattttgacagcTTGGAGAGAAGGTCTATTAACGGAAATGGGGCTGACGGTAGGAACGTCACGTTATGGACGAATCACCGTGTCATGGAATGGCTAAGAGTCGTAGACCTTGCCGAATATGCGCCGAACATGCGCGGCTCCGGCGTTCACGGCGGATTGATGGTTCACGAGGGTCGTTTTACCTCTGAATTACTAGCTACTTTGCTCAGCATTCCTCCAGGAAAGACGCTACTCCGCCGGCATCTGACAACTCACTTCAACCAACTTTTAGGAAGAGAGGTCGTCCAGCACAAACGGGAGATTGAGAGTACCTTAGGATTCGTGCCCCTCACTCTGACTGCCAGATTAAAA GTAGAGAAATTACGGAACACAAACGAGTAA
- the LOC124306830 gene encoding liprin-beta-1 isoform X3, protein MGKGEESSAAGSEASETSFLVKTTEASKMLEAALLQMDGIISGACAEGSDSNSEWKDSVKEATKNLVSAIQNAPSLPQPPNLETVEVLLHWLQPNCLMGYTRAIAFQGNMSNSCAVNAAHLSSLPPFYATSCPSAGNEFVYRSSKEPSPMRYIAPPVPRCCLPPSPGPSMAKDSSGIRSDGKSSSMTSLPVNSGRCAGSLDRRRRRLRNRNERDQRARSHNDLICCDRERLYCSHQQFQYASNPYMNGYNNNTEERLRKLENERGALHMEVSVLSEQVDAQSNKIHELESILQEKKESLRQMEEALQREVISRSTLETQKLELLSSMSELKLKQASLEHENRSLRSNPMSNGERFSRHAGQYSSLPRPPTSSKKGVAFGKVVANSNYGAQSVPLTVKGISARCLSAPILAEEEKTVIGEAAPQPEYIPPKPLADLTMEEVGDWLSRLGLECYAAELRRWGATGAKLLEMQQNQIEKELDIKNTLHRKKLLYAIESERPNSVGFFGAEQMDSAAVLRWLDDIGLPQYKEAFQNAKIDGRVLHRLTTEDLLNLGVNAQLCAASLRRGIQVLRELNFNFDSLERRSINGNGADGRNVTLWTNHRVMEWLRVVDLAEYAPNMRGSGVHGGLMVHEGRFTSELLATLLSIPPGKTLLRRHLTTHFNQLLGREVVQHKREIESTLGFVPLTLTARLKVPKKSQFTLKRKKSKNEVDYGNLVCPLEPSPPGTPCSPSSSPGSPNLSSPIL, encoded by the exons GAGCTTGCGCAGAGGGATCTGACAGTAACTCTGAATGGAAGGATTCGGTGAAAGAAGCCACAAAGAACCTTGTGTCTGCAATCCAAAATGCTCCATCTCTCCCACAACCCCCCAATTTGGAGACTGTTGAAGTGTTATTGCACTGGCTACAACCA AACTGCCTGATGGGATACACGAGAGCGATTGCTTTTCAAGGAAACATGAGCAATTCCTGTGCCGTCAACGCGGCGCATCTATCATCTCTACCGCCTTTCTACGCTACATCTTGCCCAAG CGCCGGAAACGAGTTCGTTTACCGATCATCGAAAGAACCGTCACCGATGCGGTACATCGCTCCTCCGGTCCCTCGTTGCTGTCTTCCTCCCAGTCCGGGTCCATCAATGGCCAAAGATTCATCTGGGATTCGTTCCGACGGTAAATCCTCGAGCATGACCTCATTGCCGGTAAATTCGGGCCGGTGCGCCGGGTCCTTGGACCGAAGAAGACGTCGGCTCAGGAACAGAAACGAAAGAGACCAAAGAGCCAGGTCGCATAACGATCTGATATGCTGCGATAGGGAGAGACTTTATTGTTCTCATCAACAATTTCAATACGCGAGCAATCCGTATATGAACGGCTATAACAATAACACTGAG GAGCGTTTGAGAAAACTGGAGAACGAACGCGGCGCGTTACACATGGAGGTATCTGTGCTCTCTGAACAGGTCGATGCTCAGTCAAACAAAATACACGAACTGGAAAGCATATTgcaggagaaaaaagaatctcTGAGACAGATGGAAGAGGCTCTTCAACGG gaAGTTATCTCGAGGAGCACGTTAGAAACTCAGAAACTGGAGCTGCTAAGTTCTATGTCCGAATTGAAGCTAAAACAGGCCAGTCTAGAACATGAGAATCGAAGTTTACGCAGTAATCCCATGTCAAAC GGTGAGAGATTCAGTCGCCATGCAGGACAGTACAGCAGCTTACCTCGGCCGCCAACGTCATCAAAGAAGGGAGTCGCATTTGGTAAGGTCGTCGCAAATTCAAACTATGGCGCACAGTCTGTCCCCTTGACTGTTAAGGGAATCTCTGCTAGATGTCTGTCAGCCCCGATTCTAG CTGAGGAGGAGAAGACAGTAATCGGCGAGGCTGCACCGCAACCTGAATATATTCCACCAAAACCATTAGCCGATCTTACGATGGAGGAAGTTGGGGATTGGCTATCACGCCTAGGCCTCGAATGTTATGCAGCTGAATTGCGACGCTGGGGTGCTACAGGAGCAAAGCTATTGGAAATGCAACAGAATCAAATTGAGAAAGAGCTTGACATAAAGAACACGCTgcatcgaaaaaaattgttgtatgCTATCGAATCTGAACGACCGAATTCCGTTGGATTTTTCGGAGCTGAACAG ATGGACAGTGCAGCAGTTCTTCGATGGTTAGACGATATTGGATTACCGCAGTACAAAGAAGCTTTTCAAAACGCTAAAATAGATGGTAGAGTTTTGCATCGATTAACCACAGAAGACTTGCTAAATTTAGGAGTAAACGCCCAGTTATGTGCTGCTAGCTTACGCCGAGGAATTCAG GTCCTTAGGGAgctgaatttcaattttgacagcTTGGAGAGAAGGTCTATTAACGGAAATGGGGCTGACGGTAGGAACGTCACGTTATGGACGAATCACCGTGTCATGGAATGGCTAAGAGTCGTAGACCTTGCCGAATATGCGCCGAACATGCGCGGCTCCGGCGTTCACGGCGGATTGATGGTTCACGAGGGTCGTTTTACCTCTGAATTACTAGCTACTTTGCTCAGCATTCCTCCAGGAAAGACGCTACTCCGCCGGCATCTGACAACTCACTTCAACCAACTTTTAGGAAGAGAGGTCGTCCAGCACAAACGGGAGATTGAGAGTACCTTAGGATTCGTGCCCCTCACTCTGACTGCCAGATTAAAA GTACCAAAGAAATCCCAGTTCACGTTGAAgcgaaagaaaagtaaaaatgaagTGGATTATGGGAACCTAGTTTGTCCTCTGGAACCTTCACCACCAGGTACACCGTGTTCGCCTTCTTCAAGCCCTGGCAGTCCTAATCTGAGCTCACCCATTCTCTAA
- the LOC124306830 gene encoding liprin-beta-1 isoform X1, whose translation MEDSWGGGLMGGGERQDLDPITEEEDRSYPKDSQSDSSDTTSTMKRNASKETTSDVYDSSATSSTSEPGDEYPEVYSRNVAIELPGPPLDLRNDCRSQSCLCQNCLMGYTRAIAFQGNMSNSCAVNAAHLSSLPPFYATSCPSAGNEFVYRSSKEPSPMRYIAPPVPRCCLPPSPGPSMAKDSSGIRSDGKSSSMTSLPVNSGRCAGSLDRRRRRLRNRNERDQRARSHNDLICCDRERLYCSHQQFQYASNPYMNGYNNNTEERLRKLENERGALHMEVSVLSEQVDAQSNKIHELESILQEKKESLRQMEEALQREVISRSTLETQKLELLSSMSELKLKQASLEHENRSLRSNPMSNGERFSRHAGQYSSLPRPPTSSKKGVAFGKVVANSNYGAQSVPLTVKGISARCLSAPILAEEEKTVIGEAAPQPEYIPPKPLADLTMEEVGDWLSRLGLECYAAELRRWGATGAKLLEMQQNQIEKELDIKNTLHRKKLLYAIESERPNSVGFFGAEQMDSAAVLRWLDDIGLPQYKEAFQNAKIDGRVLHRLTTEDLLNLGVNAQLCAASLRRGIQVLRELNFNFDSLERRSINGNGADGRNVTLWTNHRVMEWLRVVDLAEYAPNMRGSGVHGGLMVHEGRFTSELLATLLSIPPGKTLLRRHLTTHFNQLLGREVVQHKREIESTLGFVPLTLTARLKVPKKSQFTLKRKKSKNEVDYGNLVCPLEPSPPGTPCSPSSSPGSPNLSSPIL comes from the exons ATGGAAGATTCTTGGGGTGGTGGGCTCATGGGAGGAGGAGAACGTCAAGATTTGGATCCGATCACCGAGGAGGAAGACAGAAGCTATCCGAAAG ATTCACAATCCGATTCATCGGACACAACATCGACAATGAAACGGAACGCGTCCAAGGAGACGACGTCGGACGTTTACGACTCTTCGGCGACATCTTCCACGTCGGAACCCGGCGACGAATATCCCGAAGTTTATTCACGTAACGTTGCAATCGAACTGCCTGGACCACCGTTAGATTTACGCAACGATTGCAGGTCACAGAGTTGCCTTTGccag AACTGCCTGATGGGATACACGAGAGCGATTGCTTTTCAAGGAAACATGAGCAATTCCTGTGCCGTCAACGCGGCGCATCTATCATCTCTACCGCCTTTCTACGCTACATCTTGCCCAAG CGCCGGAAACGAGTTCGTTTACCGATCATCGAAAGAACCGTCACCGATGCGGTACATCGCTCCTCCGGTCCCTCGTTGCTGTCTTCCTCCCAGTCCGGGTCCATCAATGGCCAAAGATTCATCTGGGATTCGTTCCGACGGTAAATCCTCGAGCATGACCTCATTGCCGGTAAATTCGGGCCGGTGCGCCGGGTCCTTGGACCGAAGAAGACGTCGGCTCAGGAACAGAAACGAAAGAGACCAAAGAGCCAGGTCGCATAACGATCTGATATGCTGCGATAGGGAGAGACTTTATTGTTCTCATCAACAATTTCAATACGCGAGCAATCCGTATATGAACGGCTATAACAATAACACTGAG GAGCGTTTGAGAAAACTGGAGAACGAACGCGGCGCGTTACACATGGAGGTATCTGTGCTCTCTGAACAGGTCGATGCTCAGTCAAACAAAATACACGAACTGGAAAGCATATTgcaggagaaaaaagaatctcTGAGACAGATGGAAGAGGCTCTTCAACGG gaAGTTATCTCGAGGAGCACGTTAGAAACTCAGAAACTGGAGCTGCTAAGTTCTATGTCCGAATTGAAGCTAAAACAGGCCAGTCTAGAACATGAGAATCGAAGTTTACGCAGTAATCCCATGTCAAAC GGTGAGAGATTCAGTCGCCATGCAGGACAGTACAGCAGCTTACCTCGGCCGCCAACGTCATCAAAGAAGGGAGTCGCATTTGGTAAGGTCGTCGCAAATTCAAACTATGGCGCACAGTCTGTCCCCTTGACTGTTAAGGGAATCTCTGCTAGATGTCTGTCAGCCCCGATTCTAG CTGAGGAGGAGAAGACAGTAATCGGCGAGGCTGCACCGCAACCTGAATATATTCCACCAAAACCATTAGCCGATCTTACGATGGAGGAAGTTGGGGATTGGCTATCACGCCTAGGCCTCGAATGTTATGCAGCTGAATTGCGACGCTGGGGTGCTACAGGAGCAAAGCTATTGGAAATGCAACAGAATCAAATTGAGAAAGAGCTTGACATAAAGAACACGCTgcatcgaaaaaaattgttgtatgCTATCGAATCTGAACGACCGAATTCCGTTGGATTTTTCGGAGCTGAACAG ATGGACAGTGCAGCAGTTCTTCGATGGTTAGACGATATTGGATTACCGCAGTACAAAGAAGCTTTTCAAAACGCTAAAATAGATGGTAGAGTTTTGCATCGATTAACCACAGAAGACTTGCTAAATTTAGGAGTAAACGCCCAGTTATGTGCTGCTAGCTTACGCCGAGGAATTCAG GTCCTTAGGGAgctgaatttcaattttgacagcTTGGAGAGAAGGTCTATTAACGGAAATGGGGCTGACGGTAGGAACGTCACGTTATGGACGAATCACCGTGTCATGGAATGGCTAAGAGTCGTAGACCTTGCCGAATATGCGCCGAACATGCGCGGCTCCGGCGTTCACGGCGGATTGATGGTTCACGAGGGTCGTTTTACCTCTGAATTACTAGCTACTTTGCTCAGCATTCCTCCAGGAAAGACGCTACTCCGCCGGCATCTGACAACTCACTTCAACCAACTTTTAGGAAGAGAGGTCGTCCAGCACAAACGGGAGATTGAGAGTACCTTAGGATTCGTGCCCCTCACTCTGACTGCCAGATTAAAA GTACCAAAGAAATCCCAGTTCACGTTGAAgcgaaagaaaagtaaaaatgaagTGGATTATGGGAACCTAGTTTGTCCTCTGGAACCTTCACCACCAGGTACACCGTGTTCGCCTTCTTCAAGCCCTGGCAGTCCTAATCTGAGCTCACCCATTCTCTAA
- the LOC124306830 gene encoding liprin-beta-1 isoform X2: protein MEDSWGGGLMGGGERQDLDPITEEEDRSYPKDSQSDSSDTTSTMKRNASKETTSDVYDSSATSSTSEPGDEYPEVYSRNVAIELPGPPLDLRNDCRSQSCLCQNCLMGYTRAIAFQGNMSNSCAVNAAHLSSLPPFYATSCPSAGNEFVYRSSKEPSPMRYIAPPVPRCCLPPSPGPSMAKDSSGIRSDGKSSSMTSLPVNSGRCAGSLDRRRRRLRNRNERDQRARSHNDLICCDRERLYCSHQQFQYASNPYMNGYNNNTEERLRKLENERGALHMEVSVLSEQVDAQSNKIHELESILQEKKESLRQMEEALQREVISRSTLETQKLELLSSMSELKLKQASLEHENRSLRSNPMSNGERFSRHAGQYSSLPRPPTSSKKGVAFGKVVANSNYGAQSVPLTVKGISARCLSAPILAEEEKTVIGEAAPQPEYIPPKPLADLTMEEVGDWLSRLGLECYAAELRRWGATGAKLLEMQQNQIEKELDIKNTLHRKKLLYAIESERPNSVGFFGAEQMDSAAVLRWLDDIGLPQYKEAFQNAKIDGRVLHRLTTEDLLNLGVNAQLCAASLRRGIQVLRELNFNFDSLERRSINGNGADGRNVTLWTNHRVMEWLRVVDLAEYAPNMRGSGVHGGLMVHEGRFTSELLATLLSIPPGKTLLRRHLTTHFNQLLGREVVQHKREIESTLGFVPLTLTARLKVPKKSQFTLKRKKSKNEVDYGNLVCPLEPSPPGREITEHKRVIGCI from the exons ATGGAAGATTCTTGGGGTGGTGGGCTCATGGGAGGAGGAGAACGTCAAGATTTGGATCCGATCACCGAGGAGGAAGACAGAAGCTATCCGAAAG ATTCACAATCCGATTCATCGGACACAACATCGACAATGAAACGGAACGCGTCCAAGGAGACGACGTCGGACGTTTACGACTCTTCGGCGACATCTTCCACGTCGGAACCCGGCGACGAATATCCCGAAGTTTATTCACGTAACGTTGCAATCGAACTGCCTGGACCACCGTTAGATTTACGCAACGATTGCAGGTCACAGAGTTGCCTTTGccag AACTGCCTGATGGGATACACGAGAGCGATTGCTTTTCAAGGAAACATGAGCAATTCCTGTGCCGTCAACGCGGCGCATCTATCATCTCTACCGCCTTTCTACGCTACATCTTGCCCAAG CGCCGGAAACGAGTTCGTTTACCGATCATCGAAAGAACCGTCACCGATGCGGTACATCGCTCCTCCGGTCCCTCGTTGCTGTCTTCCTCCCAGTCCGGGTCCATCAATGGCCAAAGATTCATCTGGGATTCGTTCCGACGGTAAATCCTCGAGCATGACCTCATTGCCGGTAAATTCGGGCCGGTGCGCCGGGTCCTTGGACCGAAGAAGACGTCGGCTCAGGAACAGAAACGAAAGAGACCAAAGAGCCAGGTCGCATAACGATCTGATATGCTGCGATAGGGAGAGACTTTATTGTTCTCATCAACAATTTCAATACGCGAGCAATCCGTATATGAACGGCTATAACAATAACACTGAG GAGCGTTTGAGAAAACTGGAGAACGAACGCGGCGCGTTACACATGGAGGTATCTGTGCTCTCTGAACAGGTCGATGCTCAGTCAAACAAAATACACGAACTGGAAAGCATATTgcaggagaaaaaagaatctcTGAGACAGATGGAAGAGGCTCTTCAACGG gaAGTTATCTCGAGGAGCACGTTAGAAACTCAGAAACTGGAGCTGCTAAGTTCTATGTCCGAATTGAAGCTAAAACAGGCCAGTCTAGAACATGAGAATCGAAGTTTACGCAGTAATCCCATGTCAAAC GGTGAGAGATTCAGTCGCCATGCAGGACAGTACAGCAGCTTACCTCGGCCGCCAACGTCATCAAAGAAGGGAGTCGCATTTGGTAAGGTCGTCGCAAATTCAAACTATGGCGCACAGTCTGTCCCCTTGACTGTTAAGGGAATCTCTGCTAGATGTCTGTCAGCCCCGATTCTAG CTGAGGAGGAGAAGACAGTAATCGGCGAGGCTGCACCGCAACCTGAATATATTCCACCAAAACCATTAGCCGATCTTACGATGGAGGAAGTTGGGGATTGGCTATCACGCCTAGGCCTCGAATGTTATGCAGCTGAATTGCGACGCTGGGGTGCTACAGGAGCAAAGCTATTGGAAATGCAACAGAATCAAATTGAGAAAGAGCTTGACATAAAGAACACGCTgcatcgaaaaaaattgttgtatgCTATCGAATCTGAACGACCGAATTCCGTTGGATTTTTCGGAGCTGAACAG ATGGACAGTGCAGCAGTTCTTCGATGGTTAGACGATATTGGATTACCGCAGTACAAAGAAGCTTTTCAAAACGCTAAAATAGATGGTAGAGTTTTGCATCGATTAACCACAGAAGACTTGCTAAATTTAGGAGTAAACGCCCAGTTATGTGCTGCTAGCTTACGCCGAGGAATTCAG GTCCTTAGGGAgctgaatttcaattttgacagcTTGGAGAGAAGGTCTATTAACGGAAATGGGGCTGACGGTAGGAACGTCACGTTATGGACGAATCACCGTGTCATGGAATGGCTAAGAGTCGTAGACCTTGCCGAATATGCGCCGAACATGCGCGGCTCCGGCGTTCACGGCGGATTGATGGTTCACGAGGGTCGTTTTACCTCTGAATTACTAGCTACTTTGCTCAGCATTCCTCCAGGAAAGACGCTACTCCGCCGGCATCTGACAACTCACTTCAACCAACTTTTAGGAAGAGAGGTCGTCCAGCACAAACGGGAGATTGAGAGTACCTTAGGATTCGTGCCCCTCACTCTGACTGCCAGATTAAAA GTACCAAAGAAATCCCAGTTCACGTTGAAgcgaaagaaaagtaaaaatgaagTGGATTATGGGAACCTAGTTTGTCCTCTGGAACCTTCACCACCAG GTAGAGAAATTACGGAACACAAACGAGTAATTGGTTGCATATAG